A region from the Methanofollis liminatans DSM 4140 genome encodes:
- a CDS encoding precorrin-8X methylmutase, giving the protein MYIDPGADTPEGYQISRTSRALARQVIGDRTVEDRIRQRCAIAVGDFVMADLVRFRGDAVAAGLAALERGAPIVTDIHMVQMGIRKKEHTSEVLCALDFGAEISAERGITRSSAGFLALRDSLEGSIVVIGNAPSSLLSLCTMIREGVRPALVIGMAVGFVNAAESKEELRGLDIPSITTQGTRGGTPPAVAAMNEIVTIFVEQQRAA; this is encoded by the coding sequence ATGTATATTGATCCCGGCGCCGACACCCCTGAGGGGTATCAGATCTCGCGGACGAGCCGCGCCCTTGCCAGGCAGGTGATCGGCGATAGGACGGTCGAAGACCGGATCAGGCAGCGGTGCGCGATCGCCGTCGGGGATTTCGTGATGGCCGATCTGGTAAGGTTCAGGGGCGACGCCGTCGCCGCCGGGCTTGCGGCCCTCGAACGGGGGGCGCCGATCGTCACCGACATCCATATGGTGCAGATGGGGATCAGGAAAAAGGAGCACACCTCAGAGGTGCTCTGCGCCCTCGACTTCGGGGCCGAGATCTCGGCCGAGCGCGGGATCACCCGTTCATCTGCGGGTTTCCTCGCCCTGCGCGACAGCCTGGAGGGCTCGATCGTCGTGATCGGCAACGCCCCATCCTCACTCCTCTCCCTCTGCACGATGATCAGGGAAGGGGTGCGCCCGGCGCTCGTGATCGGGATGGCGGTCGGCTTCGTGAACGCCGCCGAGTCGAAGGAAGAACTCCGCGGCCTCGATATCCCCTCGATCACCACGCAGGGAACGCGCGGGGGGACGCCGCCCGCGGTGGCGGCGATGAACGAGATCGTCACGATATTCGTGGAGCAGCAGCGTGCGGCGTGA